The following are encoded together in the Flavobacteriales bacterium genome:
- a CDS encoding GAF domain-containing protein: MAEELNISANVSRAEKYEQLLPQLKALIEGESSVVANLANVAAALRQTFGFFWVGFYLVDENELVLGPFQGDIACTRIGFGKGVCGTSWKEKKTIIVADVDAFPGHIACSSASRSEIVVPIITNEKVVAVLDVDSDKLNDFDQADLAGLEDIATLLAPFFQ; encoded by the coding sequence ATGGCAGAAGAACTGAACATATCAGCAAATGTTTCTCGAGCAGAGAAATACGAGCAGTTGCTTCCACAATTGAAAGCACTTATCGAAGGTGAAAGTTCTGTAGTTGCCAACTTGGCAAATGTGGCTGCCGCGCTGCGACAAACATTCGGTTTCTTTTGGGTCGGATTTTATCTGGTTGATGAAAACGAATTGGTGCTCGGGCCATTTCAGGGCGATATCGCTTGCACGCGAATTGGTTTCGGAAAGGGCGTTTGCGGCACATCTTGGAAGGAAAAAAAGACCATCATTGTAGCAGATGTAGACGCGTTTCCTGGGCACATTGCTTGCAGTTCTGCTTCGCGATCAGAAATTGTCGTTCCAATTATTACAAATGAAAAGGTAGTTGCTGTTTTAGATGTTGACAGCGATAAACTGAACGATTTCGATCAGGCAGATCTGGCTGGATTGGAGGATATCGCAACGCTGCTAGCACCATTCTTTCAATGA
- a CDS encoding porin family protein → MTRFFSIVLVLLASACSFSAQAQGKLGVFVGVGTMTYTGDLQEHPWPHYKTMRWTVDAGLHWQITRRWGLQLNYTVGEILASDQFAQSAWRQTRNLQFQSFVHEIGLRGTFDILPNDKWKVLPYITAGVSALNFEPKNGNAALRPMQNEGVSYSNWTVSIPTGLGVKWQLKCRWALKGEYVYHWTITDYLDDVSSRGNPKQKDGFWDLNVGVIYFFRGCGSSKKGGLIEDCEQLYKDVDMEKLMDQYKQ, encoded by the coding sequence ATGACCAGATTCTTCTCCATCGTTCTTGTTTTACTTGCTTCGGCATGCTCGTTCAGTGCACAGGCTCAAGGTAAATTGGGCGTTTTTGTCGGTGTTGGAACCATGACCTATACTGGAGATCTCCAAGAGCATCCGTGGCCACATTACAAAACCATGCGTTGGACGGTAGATGCCGGACTGCACTGGCAGATTACGCGTAGATGGGGTTTGCAGTTGAATTACACAGTTGGCGAAATTCTGGCCAGCGATCAATTTGCGCAAAGTGCTTGGAGGCAAACGCGCAATTTGCAGTTCCAATCCTTCGTACATGAGATTGGCCTGAGGGGAACGTTTGATATTCTTCCTAACGATAAATGGAAAGTGCTTCCGTACATAACAGCTGGTGTTTCTGCTTTGAATTTTGAGCCGAAGAATGGCAATGCGGCACTACGTCCGATGCAAAATGAGGGGGTTTCTTATTCCAATTGGACGGTGAGTATTCCGACTGGGTTGGGCGTGAAGTGGCAGCTCAAGTGCCGATGGGCGTTAAAAGGGGAATATGTTTATCACTGGACCATCACCGATTATTTGGATGACGTGAGTTCAAGAGGTAATCCGAAACAAAAAGATGGATTTTGGGATCTGAACGTTGGCGTTATTTACTTCTTCCGAGGCTGTGGAAGTTCTAAAAAAGGTGGTTTGATTGAAGATTGCGAACAGCTTTACAAGGATGTGGATATGGAAAAGCTGATGGATCAGTACAAGCAGTAG
- a CDS encoding glycosyltransferase family 39 protein: MTRFKIQSLWNTPLKKDVFFVLTLIACFFIYRYEYLLRFEPSGPHTWRQADCVSMIDNYYSHGLRFFWPEIHYQISDGDQSGYTAGEFPGLYYVDALLWTVFGKHIAITRALSILIMFIGLFALYKTYLFSSKNYFWSVICPLLLLSTPAMAEYGANFLTDVPGFSFALMGWYFFVRFKAAGRDSLLIKASVLFMFAGLLKVSSLILFVVIVLIWMLELVGLRFSDSTKPIFQRPVKQGFFLSLAVLGILSWYYYASYFNSVHVGKYTFNSPWPIWSLTKEHIIEVAQGFWGWTSVFTMPVLFWYVAPLLILIGVILIYRLSVFYRLVYIMTLIGVIGYFALWFQAIDQHDYYFVNGFAILVVLPMVFFDARLKPPLWLTYTFKTLGLCALLYGLIYTRQNLELRHYPEEQFAYPLMPSQPVSLMKWYHWERTTRIRGLRKIQPLLDSLGVDKSKKVVVMPDPTINHALYLVDRKGWTSFGDRPKREIVESGIQHGAEFLIVIHPDIYLESGMAVFKNYQIGKLDNADIIDLKKFVSEGSPS, encoded by the coding sequence ATGACGCGATTTAAAATTCAATCCTTATGGAATACACCGCTCAAGAAGGATGTTTTCTTCGTTCTAACTCTGATTGCTTGTTTCTTCATTTATCGGTATGAATACCTTCTGAGGTTCGAGCCTTCTGGTCCGCACACTTGGCGACAAGCAGACTGCGTTTCTATGATTGACAATTATTATTCGCATGGCCTACGTTTCTTTTGGCCTGAAATTCATTACCAAATAAGTGATGGTGATCAGAGTGGTTACACGGCAGGCGAATTTCCTGGGCTCTATTATGTAGACGCCTTATTATGGACGGTCTTTGGGAAACACATTGCAATAACCAGGGCACTTAGCATATTAATAATGTTTATCGGGCTGTTTGCCCTATACAAGACCTACCTATTCTCATCGAAAAACTACTTCTGGTCCGTCATTTGTCCATTGCTTCTGTTGTCCACTCCGGCAATGGCGGAGTATGGTGCCAACTTCCTGACTGACGTACCTGGCTTCTCGTTTGCCCTAATGGGCTGGTATTTCTTTGTGCGTTTCAAAGCTGCTGGGCGTGATAGCTTATTGATTAAGGCAAGTGTGTTATTCATGTTTGCTGGTCTTTTAAAAGTCTCTTCGTTAATCCTGTTTGTAGTTATCGTGTTGATCTGGATGCTCGAATTGGTTGGGTTGCGCTTTTCGGATAGCACCAAGCCCATTTTTCAACGCCCCGTCAAACAAGGTTTCTTCCTAAGCTTGGCCGTGCTCGGCATTTTGTCGTGGTACTATTATGCTAGTTATTTCAATTCCGTTCATGTTGGAAAATATACCTTCAACAGTCCGTGGCCGATCTGGAGCCTCACAAAGGAACATATCATTGAAGTGGCGCAAGGATTCTGGGGTTGGACATCCGTGTTTACCATGCCTGTACTCTTCTGGTACGTAGCGCCTTTATTGATTCTAATAGGGGTTATTCTCATATACCGTTTGTCAGTGTTTTACAGATTGGTCTATATCATGACACTGATTGGAGTAATCGGGTATTTCGCTTTGTGGTTTCAAGCCATTGATCAGCATGACTACTATTTTGTAAATGGCTTTGCTATTCTCGTGGTTTTGCCAATGGTGTTTTTTGATGCCCGTTTGAAGCCCCCACTTTGGCTGACATACACATTTAAAACTCTTGGGCTTTGCGCGCTTTTGTACGGGTTAATATACACTCGACAGAACTTGGAGTTACGTCATTACCCGGAAGAGCAATTCGCATATCCGTTAATGCCTTCGCAGCCTGTAAGTCTTATGAAATGGTATCATTGGGAGCGTACAACTCGCATAAGGGGGTTGCGCAAGATTCAACCATTGCTGGATTCTCTGGGTGTAGATAAGAGCAAAAAAGTGGTGGTCATGCCAGACCCGACCATAAATCATGCTTTGTACTTGGTGGATAGAAAGGGATGGACAAGTTTTGGTGATAGGCCAAAACGTGAAATTGTTGAATCAGGAATTCAGCATGGTGCTGAGTTTCTAATCGTCATCCATCCGGACATTTATCTTGAATCTGGAATGGCTGTATTCAAAAACTACCAAATCGGTAAATTGGATAATGCAGATATTATTGATCTTAAGAAGTTTGTCAGTGAAGGTTCTCCTAGTTGA
- a CDS encoding alpha/beta hydrolase — MRKSVKYKEADVVYSQIGSGQTLVLLHGFLEDRSMWNDYAEKLSSNFKVISIDLLGQGETGNVGYVHSMEEHAAAVALVLFTENTDTCTVIGHSMGGYVALSLAEKHPQLLDGLILFHSTAYPDSEEKKKDRLRVIELAQRNKKIYIQAVIPSLFAEKTRDAHKQEIDHLITVATAFTLQGIIANIRGMMERADRSDVLKNGSFRKLIIHGELDSVISLSDVKQLAELSNSISLEVVSQIGHMGHLEAPEKCLALISDFCKN; from the coding sequence TTGCGCAAATCTGTAAAATATAAAGAGGCCGATGTGGTTTATTCACAGATCGGCAGTGGACAAACCCTTGTGCTGCTGCACGGTTTTTTGGAAGACCGCAGCATGTGGAATGACTATGCAGAAAAGCTTAGCTCAAACTTCAAGGTTATCTCTATCGACTTGTTGGGACAAGGGGAAACAGGCAACGTAGGGTATGTTCATTCTATGGAAGAACATGCGGCTGCTGTCGCCCTTGTTCTATTCACAGAAAACACTGACACATGCACGGTTATTGGACATTCCATGGGCGGATATGTTGCGTTGAGTTTGGCCGAAAAGCATCCTCAACTGCTGGATGGACTGATTCTCTTTCATTCCACGGCCTATCCTGATTCGGAGGAAAAGAAGAAAGATCGGTTGCGCGTAATTGAACTTGCTCAACGGAACAAAAAAATCTACATTCAAGCTGTCATTCCTTCCCTTTTTGCAGAAAAAACAAGAGACGCTCATAAGCAAGAGATCGATCATCTGATAACAGTGGCAACTGCTTTTACGCTTCAGGGAATCATTGCAAACATTCGGGGAATGATGGAACGGGCGGATCGTTCTGATGTGTTGAAGAATGGCTCGTTCAGAAAGTTGATCATACATGGAGAATTGGATTCGGTCATCTCGTTGAGCGATGTGAAACAACTTGCCGAATTGAGCAATTCCATTTCGTTGGAAGTAGTGAGTCAAATCGGTCACATGGGGCATTTGGAAGCGCCCGAAAAGTGTTTAGCGTTGATATCTGATTTCTGCAAAAACTGA
- a CDS encoding endonuclease — protein MKRITTLMASVLAASVVFGQATLPTSWNFDDLAPTGWDESLDIIANGTRYTNGLVGAACKLDADDEYVVVNFSDVCGGVTYNIKGQGTATNDVFTIQESVNGSTWTNMRVLNQSDLDAAGSTFIEYTDYPAGASRYVRWYFTNKQSGRNVALDEIELITQVPTNAQEIGVTSGAESIVNNGTLVVGNQSSVDITIENVNLAAGSPLALSNFQLSGPNASDFTLGATPSSVAAAGSETFTLNFSAGASGSRVGMLTITNDDANGDETTYVINLYAIGGNYATEPTAAPVNLTFSNVTTYGYQVSFSNASVIPENYIVTRGIENQFMGAPVDGETYVKGDYIDAGTQVVYVGPAGSFKPSYNVAGTTYFFSAYSFNGPAGYENYYAAAPLDGSVTTPATMMGTYYNGLDPNSGNFLTDLQTRLGQNYDQIFYGSYGPVMIDKFAHRDTTGGQKVITGVYSGFKYLYTGAFFYDVMSREHSWPHSWMPNFPDDQGLEYSDLHNLFPVNQDNANAIRSNRPLGNVEAQSSSFLGAQYGDDADGRRVYEPRDQHKGDAARAIFYMAVKWNGTGGTWELPNPIDFAVQYGQDQDVLKQWHWQDPPDAWEIARNDFIQSEQGNRNPFVDSVNWVCYIDFETLTYIGAQSTPCTVTPSGIEEELAGSFSVSPNPSNGLVTLNLNLIEGQQLTIDMMDISGRQVSTQSRNFNAGVSKESFDFSRLDAGIYHMVLRGEKGSSALKVVLQ, from the coding sequence ATGAAAAGAATTACCACATTAATGGCTTCCGTGCTTGCAGCATCGGTGGTTTTCGGACAGGCAACCCTTCCAACGTCTTGGAATTTTGACGATCTGGCGCCTACTGGTTGGGATGAAAGCCTCGATATTATTGCAAACGGCACGCGCTACACCAACGGATTGGTAGGCGCAGCGTGCAAACTGGATGCTGACGATGAGTATGTGGTGGTGAACTTCAGCGATGTCTGTGGTGGCGTTACCTACAACATCAAAGGTCAAGGCACAGCCACCAATGATGTTTTTACGATTCAAGAATCGGTGAATGGATCAACGTGGACAAACATGCGCGTTTTGAATCAGTCTGATCTGGATGCGGCCGGCTCAACGTTCATTGAATACACAGACTATCCTGCAGGAGCGAGCCGCTACGTGCGTTGGTATTTCACAAACAAGCAAAGCGGACGAAATGTAGCGCTTGATGAGATTGAACTGATAACGCAAGTTCCCACCAATGCTCAGGAAATCGGTGTAACAAGCGGAGCTGAAAGCATTGTGAATAACGGTACGCTTGTGGTTGGAAATCAATCAAGCGTTGACATCACCATAGAAAACGTGAATCTTGCTGCTGGATCGCCTCTTGCGCTAAGCAATTTTCAACTTTCAGGACCGAATGCTTCCGATTTCACCCTGGGTGCAACGCCAAGCTCTGTTGCAGCGGCTGGATCAGAAACCTTTACACTCAATTTCAGTGCGGGTGCAAGCGGCTCGCGTGTTGGAATGTTAACAATTACGAATGACGATGCGAATGGGGACGAAACGACTTACGTGATCAATCTATACGCTATTGGTGGCAACTATGCTACGGAGCCAACTGCAGCACCGGTCAATCTTACATTTTCCAATGTTACAACTTACGGTTATCAGGTTAGCTTCAGTAATGCCTCGGTAATTCCAGAAAATTACATCGTAACTCGTGGTATTGAAAACCAGTTCATGGGCGCGCCTGTTGATGGCGAAACCTATGTGAAAGGTGATTATATCGATGCAGGAACTCAAGTTGTATATGTTGGGCCAGCAGGTTCGTTCAAGCCTTCGTATAACGTTGCTGGAACAACTTATTTCTTCTCAGCTTATTCTTTCAATGGTCCAGCAGGCTATGAGAATTATTATGCCGCTGCACCGCTAGACGGTTCTGTTACCACACCAGCAACCATGATGGGAACCTACTACAATGGCTTGGACCCGAACAGCGGGAATTTTCTGACAGACCTACAAACTCGCTTGGGTCAGAATTACGATCAGATATTCTATGGTAGCTATGGCCCAGTGATGATAGATAAGTTTGCTCATAGAGATACGACCGGAGGACAGAAGGTAATAACAGGCGTGTATTCAGGTTTCAAATACCTGTATACTGGAGCGTTCTTTTATGATGTGATGAGTAGGGAGCACTCTTGGCCGCATAGCTGGATGCCGAATTTTCCGGATGATCAAGGATTGGAGTATTCAGACCTTCATAATTTGTTTCCAGTTAATCAAGACAACGCTAATGCCATAAGAAGCAATCGTCCATTGGGAAATGTCGAAGCTCAGTCTAGTTCATTTCTTGGTGCCCAATATGGTGATGATGCAGATGGAAGACGGGTTTATGAACCGCGCGATCAGCACAAAGGAGATGCAGCACGTGCCATCTTCTACATGGCTGTAAAATGGAATGGCACAGGAGGCACTTGGGAATTGCCAAATCCAATCGACTTTGCTGTACAGTATGGACAAGATCAGGATGTTCTGAAGCAATGGCACTGGCAAGATCCACCAGATGCATGGGAAATCGCTAGAAACGACTTTATTCAAAGCGAGCAAGGCAATAGAAACCCGTTTGTGGATAGCGTGAACTGGGTGTGTTACATCGATTTTGAGACACTTACTTACATTGGTGCTCAATCAACTCCATGCACTGTAACTCCTAGTGGAATTGAAGAAGAGCTGGCAGGTAGCTTTTCCGTTTCTCCTAATCCATCGAATGGCTTGGTTACTTTGAATCTCAATTTGATTGAGGGACAACAATTGACCATTGATATGATGGATATTTCTGGGCGTCAGGTTTCAACTCAATCAAGAAATTTCAACGCAGGCGTTTCGAAAGAATCATTCGATTTCTCAAGATTGGATGCAGGCATTTACCACATGGTACTGCGAGGCGAAAAAGGAAGTTCAGCACTTAAAGTAGTGCTGCAATAA
- a CDS encoding PorT family protein: MSRFILGLFLIFTVGISMGQSVSETTVADEKPKKKRKPPKKEMVLINLNFDSWLGTPSTISPKWFSSRGVDVAILYDYVIAKSVFSMAAGVGFNSHNIHMEGFPIEYATTTGSTFTKLDPSFFDGKKISVNKISTNFIDIPFEVRFRSKPHKNGKRIAASVGFKIGWLVQSHTKTKVDEDYFFQGVNFGSKQKTYDIPNLTKFRYGLAARVGYANFYLSFFYSLTPLFIEGRGTQATPISVGIGISPF; encoded by the coding sequence ATGAGCAGGTTTATTCTCGGGTTATTCTTGATATTCACGGTTGGCATTTCGATGGGCCAAAGCGTGTCAGAAACCACCGTAGCAGACGAAAAACCAAAGAAGAAGCGCAAGCCACCAAAAAAGGAGATGGTGCTCATCAATCTTAACTTCGACAGTTGGTTGGGAACTCCTTCAACCATTAGCCCAAAGTGGTTTTCATCGCGCGGAGTTGACGTGGCAATTCTCTACGATTACGTGATTGCGAAAAGTGTTTTCAGTATGGCGGCTGGTGTTGGCTTCAATTCGCACAACATTCACATGGAAGGATTTCCGATTGAATACGCGACCACGACAGGAAGCACCTTCACGAAACTCGACCCTTCATTTTTTGATGGGAAAAAGATCAGCGTAAATAAGATCTCTACAAACTTCATTGATATTCCATTTGAGGTTCGGTTCCGGTCTAAGCCTCATAAAAATGGAAAGCGAATTGCCGCATCCGTGGGATTCAAAATTGGATGGTTGGTTCAAAGCCACACCAAAACCAAGGTTGATGAAGATTATTTCTTCCAAGGAGTCAATTTTGGCAGCAAACAGAAAACCTACGACATTCCAAACCTGACCAAGTTCCGATATGGTTTAGCGGCACGTGTAGGTTACGCCAATTTCTATCTCAGCTTCTTCTATTCTTTGACACCACTATTCATTGAAGGTAGAGGTACGCAAGCTACTCCCATTTCTGTTGGAATCGGCATCAGTCCTTTCTGA
- a CDS encoding Ig-like domain-containing protein, translating to MKKALGYISIILMFGCAQQVAPTGGPKDETPPKILSEVPANLSTDFTSQQIVISFDEFIQLKSPAEQVVISPPMLKSPSYQLKKKSLVVKFEEGLRPNTTYTINFGEAIADNNEGNVLANYTYVFSTGAHLDSMQLKGKLIDAITGEPEEDAIVMLYKSNIDSLPLDTIPDYFTRSGADGSYLIKNIADQPYKIFALKDENANYRFDVPTEKIGFLDSLVAPFTIEPVVAPDTTVVDSLAVEPNISDTLSAKGKAGSKLIPSYDMKMFVEDDTTQFLKKAYCEYYGKLVFVYNRPVDKINVEIEGVSFKKQWNLKDFSTYRDTITVWTTDLVPDTMKLVIDAGKPERDSVEMVMKPRVDEIEVSQKSQGKGSQKKQLEKFAVTAKTDPPKGRAPKPGDALFLIWNHPIIGSDLSKVKLYEDSVRVRYEIDARDPALRKFGILFPWKKDKQYRLLVLDSAFKDIYSLWNDTLETSFKGTDKEMFGELSLNISEKPKGQLLVEVLNSANSVIEGRKVSQKGVVLFSKLNPDKYNIQVVTDLNGNGKWDSGRYSEKSQPEPIKIIQQGAEVRANWNLELEWNPNTTD from the coding sequence ATGAAAAAAGCGCTAGGATATATTTCAATCATCCTCATGTTCGGTTGCGCGCAGCAAGTGGCACCAACCGGAGGGCCGAAGGATGAAACTCCGCCCAAAATCCTTTCGGAAGTTCCTGCCAATCTTTCCACGGATTTCACTTCGCAACAGATTGTGATTTCGTTTGATGAGTTCATCCAGCTCAAGTCGCCAGCTGAGCAAGTGGTTATTTCCCCTCCAATGCTCAAATCGCCAAGCTATCAGCTCAAGAAAAAGTCGTTGGTGGTAAAATTTGAAGAAGGTCTGAGGCCGAATACCACGTACACCATCAACTTCGGAGAGGCCATTGCAGATAATAACGAAGGAAATGTACTGGCGAATTACACCTACGTTTTCAGCACTGGTGCGCATCTCGATAGCATGCAATTGAAAGGGAAACTGATTGATGCCATCACGGGCGAACCTGAAGAAGATGCGATTGTGATGCTTTATAAAAGCAATATCGATTCGTTGCCGCTCGATACGATTCCAGACTATTTCACGCGTTCTGGGGCTGATGGTTCGTATCTCATCAAGAACATTGCAGATCAGCCTTACAAGATCTTTGCATTGAAGGATGAGAACGCTAACTACCGATTTGATGTGCCAACAGAGAAGATCGGGTTTTTAGATTCATTGGTAGCTCCTTTCACTATTGAACCTGTTGTTGCGCCCGACACAACTGTTGTCGATTCCTTGGCTGTTGAGCCAAATATCTCCGACACTTTAAGCGCAAAGGGGAAAGCCGGTTCGAAACTCATTCCGAGTTATGACATGAAGATGTTTGTGGAAGACGATACGACACAGTTTCTGAAGAAAGCATACTGCGAATATTACGGCAAATTAGTGTTCGTTTATAACCGACCCGTGGACAAGATCAATGTTGAAATTGAAGGTGTTTCGTTTAAAAAACAATGGAACCTGAAGGATTTCAGTACTTACAGAGATACCATTACGGTTTGGACCACAGATTTGGTTCCAGACACAATGAAGCTTGTTATTGACGCAGGAAAACCTGAACGAGACAGTGTGGAAATGGTAATGAAACCACGTGTAGATGAGATTGAGGTTTCTCAAAAATCGCAAGGAAAAGGATCACAGAAAAAGCAACTCGAAAAATTTGCGGTGACCGCAAAGACAGACCCTCCGAAAGGCCGAGCTCCTAAACCCGGTGATGCGCTTTTCCTCATTTGGAATCATCCGATAATCGGTTCGGACCTTTCGAAAGTGAAGCTGTACGAAGATTCAGTGCGGGTTCGATATGAAATCGATGCTCGCGATCCGGCCTTGCGGAAATTCGGCATACTGTTTCCATGGAAAAAAGATAAGCAGTATCGACTGTTGGTGCTTGATAGTGCGTTTAAAGACATCTACAGTCTTTGGAACGATACATTAGAAACCTCTTTTAAGGGCACCGACAAGGAAATGTTCGGAGAACTCAGCCTGAATATTTCGGAAAAGCCCAAAGGACAATTACTGGTGGAGGTGCTTAATTCTGCCAATTCGGTCATTGAAGGCCGTAAAGTCAGCCAAAAGGGTGTTGTTCTCTTCAGCAAGCTCAACCCAGATAAATACAACATTCAAGTTGTAACAGATTTGAACGGAAACGGAAAATGGGACAGTGGTCGGTATTCCGAAAAATCGCAACCAGAACCAATCAAAATCATACAGCAAGGCGCAGAAGTGCGCGCCAATTGGAACTTGGAGTTGGAATGGAATCCGAACACTACCGATTAA